One region of Eupeodes corollae chromosome 1, idEupCoro1.1, whole genome shotgun sequence genomic DNA includes:
- the LOC129948248 gene encoding uncharacterized protein LOC129948248 — translation MFTQNCRLPYSVGENVVIDKMMIGFRGKCPFRQYMKSKPDKYGIKLCPLAELYAGKQPEGPFKLSYAAADVVNRLISPISGTGRNLTIDNWYTSVPLMNDLTKDYKVSVVGTKKYTKVN, via the coding sequence ATGTTCACACAAAACTGTCGTTTGCCATATTCAGTGGGAGAGAACGTTGTAATTGATAAGATGATGATTGGTTTTAGAGGGAAATGTCCTTTCCGACAGTACATGAAATCAAAGCCAGACAAATACGGAATAAAACTTTGTCCACTAGCAGAACTTTATGCTGGCAAGCAGCCTGAAGGCCCATTTAAGTTGAGTTATGCTGCAGCAGACGTCGTGAATAGGCTAATTTCACCAATTTCTGGCACTGGAAGAAACCTTACCATCGACAATTGGTATACCAGTGTACCGCTAATGAACGATTTGACCAAGGATTATAAAGTTTCTGTTGTGGGTACCAAAAAGTATACAAAGGTTAATTAG